A portion of the Cryptomeria japonica chromosome 5, Sugi_1.0, whole genome shotgun sequence genome contains these proteins:
- the LOC131875744 gene encoding uncharacterized protein LOC131875744: MVITANLVDKEDYVDNKRDGDPCKQNEDDVEAIARTDSMVDGYTPPSTPPTDTAGKRKSENNAKVEHALLCSLVDSKFTKEDEDIAAYFLHVDEIVNAITTLGEEAEDTLLVWKLLRTLTMKFDPKVSAIEEMKDLKTLTKDELFGILTAYEMRTEDKPSQKEAAFKISKKGKNKNCAPKDSSSSESDEAKAYFMRIFKKGKGKYKGKFPFKCFNCGKVGHYASKCPQNEGDSSEEEKKNYPKKKGKKYFKKNYSKHKKSFYSKQSSSSSEESSEDMSSSDGEEILFMAMKVEDDEDEKEEEKEAMGDEEDVDLEEELLYAYEKNEKLKGRISKYKTKLQESSKLIEDLKIQLEEANKNEEEIKDQLKSKEEGCSKLELEIISLKQDLEKLQKFEDSTKKME, translated from the exons ATGGTGATTACAGCAAATTTGGTCGATAAGGAAGACTATGTTGATAATAAAAGGGACGGCGATCCTTGTAAACAGAATGAAGATGATGTGGAAGCTATTGCACGAACAGAT TCCATGGTGGATGGGTACACACCTCCATCAACTCCTCCAACCGATACGGCAGGAAAGAGGAAAAGTGAGAATAATGCTAAAGTAGAACATGCCCTTCTATGCAGTCTGGTAGATTCCAAATTTACGAAG gaagatgaagacatCGCTGCCTACTTCTTGCATGTGGATGAAATTGTGAATGCAATCACAACATTGGGAGAAGAAGCTGAAGACACACTCCTTGTTTGGAAATTGCTAAGAACTTTGACAATGAAATTTGATCCTAAGGTATCAGCCATAGAAGAAATGAAGGATTTGAAAACATTGACAAAAGATGAATTGTTTGGAATTctcacagcctatgaaatgagaacagaAGACAAACCATCTCAAAAGGAAGCAGCTTTCAAAATATCAAAGAAAGGCAAAAACAAAAACTGTGCACCAAAGGATAGCTCAAGCAGTGAATCAGATGAGGCTAAAGCTTATTTCATGAGGATATTCAAAAAGGGCAAAGGCAAATATAAAGGCAAATTtccatttaaatgtttcaattgtggtaaggtAGGGCACTATGCTTCAAAGTGTCCTCAAAATGAAGGCGATAGtagtgaagaggaaaagaagaactatccaaagaaaaaaggaaagaaatacTTCAAGAAGAACTACTCAAAACATAAGAAAAGCTTCTACTCTAAACAAAGCTCTAGTTCATCAGAAGAAAGCTCTGAAGATATGTCCAGCAGTGATGGAGAAGAAATTCTTTTCATGGCAATGAAagttgaggatgatgaagatgaaaaagaagaagaaaaagaggctatGGGTGATGAAGAGGATGTAGATCTAGAAGAAGAGTTACTTTATGCTTATGaaaaaaatgaaaagctaaaaggaAGGATTTCAAAATATAAGACAAAATTACAGGAGTCAAGCAAACTTATTGAAGACCTAAAAATACAATTAGAGGAAGCAAATAAGAATGAGGAAGAGATAAAAGATCAGCTTAAAAGTAAAGAGGAAGGATG